A region from the Sphingomonas flavescens genome encodes:
- a CDS encoding glycosyltransferase family 2 protein, which produces MPRVSILMPVFNAGVYLPDALESIRGQSFKDFELVIVNDGSTDGSSEILRAFAQQDPRTRLIERTNRGLIETRNELLSEASGDLIAWMDADDLSHPDRLQKQVGAFEVDTSLVCVGTNVERIDPDGHSLGIEHYPAEDSAIRSDQAAGNGLRFASTMQKRSVALDTGGFRHPFRMGEDLDFLLRVAERGRVSNLTEILYVYRQHLLNTCTAYGQNWPEICRIILQLAEERREQGSDRLQLGEEVTLPPVQSGDERKLLPYVLLTWARGAFEAGDRRRALRYALASLKMAPGRIESWREFAKLVLGR; this is translated from the coding sequence ATGCCTCGGGTCAGCATTTTGATGCCGGTATTCAACGCGGGAGTTTACCTACCGGACGCCCTAGAAAGTATTCGAGGACAGTCTTTCAAAGATTTCGAGTTGGTAATCGTAAATGACGGGTCTACCGATGGCTCATCGGAGATACTCAGAGCGTTCGCTCAGCAGGACCCTAGAACGCGTCTAATCGAACGCACGAACAGAGGCCTTATCGAAACCCGCAACGAATTGCTGTCAGAGGCAAGCGGCGATCTGATTGCTTGGATGGATGCTGATGACCTCTCGCATCCGGATCGATTGCAAAAGCAGGTCGGTGCCTTCGAAGTCGACACTTCGCTCGTTTGTGTCGGGACCAACGTCGAGCGCATCGATCCTGACGGTCATAGCTTGGGCATCGAGCACTATCCGGCCGAGGATTCGGCAATCCGGTCCGATCAGGCGGCCGGCAATGGTCTCCGCTTCGCCTCGACCATGCAGAAGCGCTCAGTAGCGTTGGATACCGGAGGCTTCCGGCATCCATTTCGCATGGGCGAGGATTTGGACTTCCTACTTCGCGTTGCTGAGCGCGGCCGGGTCAGCAACCTCACCGAAATACTCTACGTCTACCGGCAACATCTTCTTAACACATGCACGGCCTACGGACAGAACTGGCCTGAAATCTGCAGGATAATATTGCAACTCGCAGAAGAACGGCGCGAGCAAGGGAGCGATCGGCTCCAGCTTGGGGAAGAAGTCACCTTACCCCCAGTCCAGAGCGGCGATGAACGCAAGCTCCTTCCGTACGTTCTGCTAACATGGGCGCGGGGAGCCTTTGAGGCCGGCGATCGACGACGTGCCCTGCGCTACGCACTGGCGTCCCTGAAGATGGCGCCCGGGCGAATAGAGAGCTGGCGCGAATTCGCCAAACTGGTCCTCGGCCGATGA
- a CDS encoding glycosyltransferase family 4 protein has protein sequence MADARARVETSPQPGPMQVQAVFWNTLGHGSVAHALTELLNNMPENGVGKTLWYLGGSPLSPRPYFKSALSPLVYRMLCKVKAPAHFQGRVAGAKVLSALSPGDIMYVWPPYDIRLIKDARERGAIVVAERTNCMAPMGRERLVAAFARRGHELPPSWYTREEIAEEHQQMLACDYITAPNALVAQSLLESGIDQSRILDTFYGFDPVRLASAIDIDRPKRRPVFAFVGLGIVRKGFDVLLEAWKRADIDGTLLIAGNVDEDLRNAYADTLSRPDVVTLGYVGDIAEVYAAADVFVFPTHEEGGPQVVYEAAGCGLASIVSPMGTGRIVRGDIECLLVDPLSVDQLANAITRLATSEELRRSMGAAAAKRARLFTWSHAALHLYEKFRGVVDLDFDEAVTLPTPSKVTIA, from the coding sequence ATGGCGGACGCCCGGGCTCGGGTCGAGACATCGCCGCAACCGGGGCCGATGCAGGTACAAGCGGTTTTTTGGAATACCCTCGGTCACGGGTCCGTCGCTCACGCCTTAACCGAGCTCCTAAACAACATGCCCGAGAATGGGGTAGGTAAAACCCTTTGGTATCTAGGCGGCAGTCCACTTTCGCCGCGTCCGTATTTCAAATCGGCGCTCTCACCCTTGGTTTATCGGATGCTATGCAAGGTTAAGGCCCCTGCTCACTTTCAAGGCAGGGTAGCCGGCGCCAAAGTGCTGTCCGCGCTGAGCCCGGGCGATATCATGTACGTTTGGCCTCCGTACGACATTCGTCTGATCAAAGACGCGCGGGAGCGAGGCGCCATCGTTGTGGCGGAACGGACCAACTGCATGGCACCAATGGGCCGTGAAAGACTGGTCGCGGCCTTCGCGCGTCGTGGACATGAACTCCCGCCAAGCTGGTACACTCGGGAAGAGATCGCTGAGGAGCATCAACAAATGCTCGCGTGCGACTACATCACCGCACCAAATGCCCTCGTCGCGCAGAGCCTTCTTGAATCTGGAATTGATCAATCACGAATTCTCGACACTTTCTACGGCTTTGACCCTGTGCGCTTGGCGAGCGCTATCGATATTGATCGACCAAAGAGACGCCCAGTCTTTGCGTTTGTCGGCCTCGGCATAGTCCGGAAGGGTTTTGACGTCTTGCTCGAGGCGTGGAAGCGGGCCGACATCGACGGCACATTGCTAATCGCTGGGAATGTCGACGAAGACCTTCGCAATGCTTACGCTGACACACTTTCGCGACCAGACGTCGTAACACTAGGTTACGTCGGGGATATTGCTGAGGTTTATGCCGCAGCCGACGTGTTCGTATTTCCAACGCACGAAGAGGGTGGGCCCCAAGTCGTTTACGAGGCTGCCGGTTGCGGACTGGCCTCAATCGTCAGCCCAATGGGCACAGGACGCATCGTACGCGGGGATATCGAATGTTTACTTGTCGACCCACTCAGTGTCGATCAACTTGCTAATGCAATCACCCGATTAGCAACGAGCGAAGAGCTGCGCCGATCAATGGGAGCGGCAGCTGCGAAGCGAGCACGTTTATTTACTTGGAGCCACGCTGCTTTGCATCTGTATGAAAAGTTTCGCGGGGTAGTTGACCTCGACTTTGATGAGGCCGTCACTTTGCCCACCCCCTCCAAAGTTACTATCGCTTAG
- a CDS encoding glycosyltransferase, with the protein MKRGPKLLYFFRGDEHSGRPGFGAELERRGWRVDCVPVSDAAALRGIPEVFAKKHDLSEYDVVAASEYFLTWALSLRALLNRNVPAVAALSFNQSSRRLIETHIRPVDWLLNRVWRRVALFVVHSRAEADMFAKVHDIPGDRFVFSHWGYDLPAFREARVYSDPTPYVTMIGRNNRDIAAFCEAVRLADVRGVLVTAGYMLERNPLSVPTNVKILTDRSMEECLSLVAGSFAHLVLVTDAKRGAGHISAVSAMLLGKPQIFTEVPPLQDYLIDGFNGIGVPLSDAQAVAQAICKLRDDSNFADQLGTAGRRFALEKMSNAGSSARMADAIEAALKPGARLA; encoded by the coding sequence GTGAAACGCGGACCAAAGCTTCTCTATTTCTTTCGCGGCGACGAGCATTCCGGCCGGCCAGGTTTTGGCGCAGAGCTCGAACGTCGCGGATGGCGCGTCGACTGCGTGCCGGTGAGTGATGCGGCAGCTCTTCGGGGCATCCCCGAAGTGTTCGCCAAGAAGCACGATTTGTCAGAATATGACGTTGTTGCTGCCAGCGAATATTTTCTCACTTGGGCGCTGAGTCTGCGCGCATTGCTCAACCGCAATGTACCTGCGGTTGCCGCGCTCTCCTTTAATCAGTCTTCGCGGCGGCTGATCGAAACCCACATTCGCCCGGTCGACTGGCTTCTGAACCGCGTCTGGCGACGTGTGGCGCTTTTCGTCGTGCACTCCCGGGCTGAAGCGGACATGTTTGCCAAGGTCCACGACATTCCTGGCGATCGGTTCGTCTTCTCGCACTGGGGTTACGATCTTCCTGCTTTCCGTGAAGCGAGGGTTTATAGCGACCCAACGCCTTATGTGACGATGATCGGCCGAAATAATCGCGATATTGCCGCGTTTTGTGAGGCGGTCCGCCTAGCTGACGTGCGCGGTGTTCTCGTCACGGCTGGTTACATGCTCGAGCGCAATCCACTCAGCGTACCGACGAACGTCAAAATACTGACAGACCGTTCCATGGAAGAATGCCTGAGCTTGGTCGCTGGCTCATTTGCACATCTTGTTCTGGTGACTGACGCAAAACGCGGTGCCGGACACATCAGCGCCGTCAGCGCAATGTTACTCGGCAAGCCCCAGATATTCACCGAGGTCCCTCCGCTTCAGGATTATTTGATCGACGGCTTCAATGGCATCGGCGTTCCTCTGTCTGACGCGCAAGCCGTCGCTCAAGCAATCTGCAAGCTTCGCGATGATTCCAACTTTGCTGATCAATTAGGGACGGCCGGTAGGCGCTTTGCGCTCGAGAAAATGTCTAATGCTGGCTCGTCCGCTCGAATGGCAGACGCAATCGAAGCCGCCCTTAAGCCCGGCGCTCGTCTTGCCTAG
- a CDS encoding superoxide dismutase family protein produces the protein MRYGRILLGTAAIAFTACSRQPAGESVRVSNQSAAAFQQPADPFGWPILDVSGRRVGTIFTKLAQQGVIRVSLDTAGLPPGAHGVHIHEVAKCEGPNFESAGAHWNWSGKKHGHANPSGHHAGDLGNLIVGVDGRGQETFSIDPREWDPKANGPLSLVIHASEDDERSDPSGNSGARIACGTFYLRRHI, from the coding sequence ATGAGATACGGCCGAATACTGCTGGGGACTGCTGCCATCGCATTCACGGCCTGCAGCCGACAACCTGCGGGCGAATCTGTCCGCGTCAGCAATCAGAGCGCTGCTGCTTTCCAACAGCCTGCTGATCCGTTCGGCTGGCCAATCCTTGATGTTTCGGGCCGCCGCGTGGGGACCATCTTCACCAAGCTAGCTCAACAGGGTGTGATACGTGTATCCCTCGACACCGCTGGACTACCACCAGGCGCGCATGGCGTTCACATCCACGAGGTTGCGAAGTGCGAAGGACCAAATTTCGAGAGCGCGGGCGCTCATTGGAATTGGAGCGGCAAAAAGCACGGTCATGCCAATCCCTCGGGCCACCACGCGGGCGACCTCGGCAATTTAATTGTTGGGGTGGACGGAAGAGGCCAGGAGACCTTTTCTATAGATCCAAGGGAGTGGGACCCAAAAGCTAACGGGCCTCTTTCATTGGTGATTCATGCGTCGGAAGACGACGAGAGAAGCGACCCTAGCGGCAACAGTGGCGCTAGAATCGCTTGTGGTACATTTTATCTGCGCAGACATATTTAA
- a CDS encoding putative HNHc nuclease, protein MPEVRFPRRKPRLPKKSQPGSIPAHRKWVASHHCSVPGCNSTPIECAHVRRGSDGGMGLKPSDIWTVSLCRDHHAEQHRTGETSFEQKYDLSLLDLAKEFARRSPCLARRRP, encoded by the coding sequence ATGCCTGAGGTGCGGTTCCCCAGGCGCAAACCTCGGTTGCCCAAAAAATCGCAGCCGGGGAGCATCCCCGCTCACCGCAAGTGGGTTGCAAGCCATCACTGCTCAGTACCGGGATGCAATTCGACGCCAATCGAATGCGCGCACGTCCGGCGAGGATCCGACGGCGGAATGGGCCTCAAGCCGTCCGATATATGGACGGTGAGCCTGTGCCGCGATCACCATGCTGAGCAACACAGGACTGGGGAAACTTCATTCGAGCAGAAGTACGACTTAAGCTTGCTTGATCTTGCGAAAGAGTTCGCTCGTCGTTCGCCTTGTTTAGCGCGCCGCAGACCCTGA
- a CDS encoding ERF family protein, whose product MAAPSVYGAINAVSAELAQSGIAKTHTNAVDDYKYRSIDDVLDRLAPLLAKHRLCISPRVLEREAAERHDEADRSLFHTVLRVAFELTSVDDGSKQIVEAFGEALDPSDKATAKAMSAAYKSAMVQTFCIPFAGSEEPDKASYRANAQRHIAAPPQGWEQWVRDITDIIEVCESEQALSLVQERHREFLTALARERDDLYADLGKSFDRRRQTLAKPKRRSKTVSSQRGSKVPTGELENA is encoded by the coding sequence ATGGCTGCTCCGAGCGTCTACGGCGCAATCAACGCCGTTTCTGCCGAGCTAGCGCAGAGCGGTATCGCCAAGACCCACACCAATGCAGTCGATGATTACAAGTACCGGTCCATCGATGATGTGCTCGACAGGCTCGCGCCGCTGTTGGCCAAGCACCGGCTATGCATATCTCCGCGCGTTCTCGAACGCGAAGCGGCAGAGCGGCATGATGAAGCAGATCGCTCGCTGTTCCATACCGTGCTTAGGGTGGCTTTCGAGCTCACGAGCGTTGACGACGGCTCGAAACAAATCGTCGAGGCATTTGGCGAAGCCCTGGACCCAAGCGACAAGGCAACAGCGAAAGCCATGTCCGCTGCTTACAAGAGTGCAATGGTGCAGACTTTCTGTATCCCCTTTGCGGGTTCGGAGGAGCCGGACAAAGCGAGCTACCGGGCTAATGCGCAAAGGCATATCGCGGCGCCTCCCCAAGGTTGGGAGCAATGGGTCCGCGATATTACGGACATCATAGAGGTCTGCGAAAGCGAGCAGGCACTTAGTTTGGTGCAGGAACGCCACCGGGAGTTTCTGACGGCGCTCGCGCGGGAAAGGGATGACCTTTATGCAGATCTCGGCAAATCGTTCGATAGACGTCGGCAGACACTCGCTAAACCAAAACGGCGATCAAAGACCGTCTCCTCACAGCGCGGGTCCAAGGTCCCGACAGGTGAGCTCGAAAATGCCTGA
- a CDS encoding YqaJ viral recombinase family protein: MHRLLLSDQQQRARNRGVGGSDANVILSGHPDRIRELWLEKRGEASPPDLSDKLHVMLGCWTEPFNRAWYEQLTNEEIGAVGESFACERYHWRRCTVDGLVKPDGAIWEAKHTSAFAKNDEVLERYMPQLQHNMAVVGVERAILSVIFGNQRFEIFEIASDWLYQLELLDAEHRFWDCVISGKKPVPATPPPAPRPIGIREVCLEGNNAWASAAFDWLKHREAAKLHSSACASIKSLVEDDVARAFGHGIEAKRSKSGAISIRELA; the protein is encoded by the coding sequence ATGCATCGCCTTCTTTTGAGCGACCAGCAGCAGCGCGCGCGCAATCGAGGCGTCGGCGGCAGCGATGCCAATGTCATCCTGTCAGGCCATCCGGATAGAATTCGCGAGCTCTGGCTGGAGAAGCGTGGGGAAGCCTCGCCGCCCGACTTATCCGACAAGCTTCACGTCATGCTCGGGTGCTGGACAGAGCCTTTCAATCGAGCTTGGTACGAGCAGCTGACCAATGAAGAGATTGGTGCGGTTGGAGAGAGCTTCGCCTGCGAACGCTATCACTGGCGGCGATGTACGGTGGATGGCTTGGTGAAGCCCGACGGTGCCATATGGGAAGCCAAGCATACGAGCGCATTCGCCAAGAACGACGAAGTGCTGGAGCGGTACATGCCCCAGCTGCAACACAACATGGCAGTCGTTGGCGTCGAGCGCGCGATCCTGTCGGTGATTTTCGGCAACCAGCGGTTCGAGATCTTCGAGATCGCGTCTGACTGGCTTTACCAGCTGGAGCTGCTCGATGCTGAGCATCGCTTCTGGGACTGCGTGATAAGCGGTAAAAAGCCGGTGCCGGCAACTCCACCGCCAGCCCCGCGACCGATCGGCATTCGTGAGGTTTGCCTTGAAGGGAATAACGCCTGGGCATCCGCGGCGTTCGATTGGCTGAAGCATCGCGAGGCGGCCAAGCTGCATTCTTCAGCGTGCGCCTCCATCAAGTCTCTGGTTGAAGATGATGTCGCACGGGCCTTCGGCCATGGCATCGAGGCCAAGCGCAGCAAGTCCGGTGCAATCAGCATCCGGGAGCTCGCATAA
- a CDS encoding DUF5681 domain-containing protein, which produces MTKIHGPGHGARSDKDRVGYKRPPKAHQFQKGISGNPRGRKKRTSDFAAILQGELTETVDLKVGDKRKSVPIVKALVMRLLREAVLGPRTLLIPTLQFIERHAIGASDCEPDLSLLDDEEFDALERLLKKAHGNNL; this is translated from the coding sequence GTGACGAAGATACATGGCCCAGGGCACGGCGCGCGTTCGGACAAAGATCGCGTTGGGTACAAACGCCCACCCAAAGCTCACCAATTTCAGAAAGGCATTTCTGGCAATCCGCGGGGTAGAAAGAAAAGAACGTCTGATTTCGCCGCGATCCTACAAGGCGAGCTGACTGAAACCGTCGACCTTAAGGTCGGTGATAAGAGAAAGTCGGTCCCTATCGTTAAAGCTCTCGTGATGCGGTTGTTGCGAGAAGCGGTTTTGGGTCCGCGTACTTTGCTAATTCCAACCCTCCAGTTTATCGAACGACATGCTATTGGAGCCTCCGATTGCGAACCAGATCTCAGTTTGCTTGATGACGAGGAGTTTGATGCACTGGAAAGGTTACTGAAAAAAGCTCACGGGAACAATTTGTGA
- a CDS encoding DNA methyltransferase, which yields MNYRTENLSITYRDPKSLTPSASNSRTHSAKQVGQLAKSIKTFGFNNPILLDSRGEIVAGHGRVLAAIQLGLDTVPTVGLHHLSPEEKRAYLLADNKLAELAGWDQQLLAVEFSDLLSLDLDFDLTDTGFEMPEMEVLIERARHDDDSQSEDSSILSNAPAVTRPGDLWALGNHRVFCGDALDPMSYRVLLGSEKCQMVFTDPPYNVPVRGHVLGLGSQRHPDFLMASGEMSRGEFTSFLNTAMRNSADVSVDGAIHFMCIDWRHVGELLNASAGVYSEFKNLCVWVKSNCGMGSLYRSQHELVGVFKFGEAKHVNNVELGRHGRCRTNVWNYAGMNGFQKDRDAKLAMHPTVKPTELVRDAIYDCSSRNGIVLDQFGGSGTTLLAAEQAGRRARLIELEPRYVDVTLRRYFKATGDPPTNVWTGQSVETAANKSYSGSGQ from the coding sequence ATGAATTATCGTACCGAAAATCTCTCAATCACCTATCGCGACCCAAAATCGCTGACACCCTCTGCGAGCAACTCGAGGACTCATAGCGCCAAGCAGGTCGGTCAACTCGCGAAGTCGATCAAAACTTTCGGCTTCAATAATCCGATCCTACTCGATTCACGGGGAGAAATTGTTGCTGGCCATGGTCGCGTTCTCGCGGCGATCCAGTTGGGCTTGGATACGGTTCCGACTGTGGGACTGCATCACCTGAGTCCCGAAGAGAAGCGGGCCTACTTACTTGCCGACAACAAGCTGGCCGAGCTGGCGGGTTGGGATCAGCAACTGCTAGCGGTCGAATTTAGCGACCTACTCAGTCTCGATTTGGACTTCGACCTTACGGATACAGGTTTTGAAATGCCTGAAATGGAGGTGCTGATCGAACGCGCCCGCCATGACGACGACTCACAAAGTGAAGACTCGAGCATACTAAGCAATGCTCCGGCTGTGACTCGGCCGGGAGACCTATGGGCGCTGGGGAACCACCGAGTATTTTGCGGCGATGCACTCGATCCGATGAGCTATCGCGTGCTTCTAGGCTCCGAAAAATGCCAAATGGTCTTCACTGATCCGCCCTACAACGTCCCGGTAAGAGGGCATGTGTTGGGGCTTGGCAGTCAGCGCCATCCAGATTTTCTAATGGCTTCAGGTGAGATGTCTCGCGGCGAATTCACGAGCTTTCTCAACACGGCGATGCGGAACTCTGCTGACGTTTCTGTTGATGGCGCAATTCACTTTATGTGCATCGACTGGCGACACGTCGGAGAGCTCCTAAACGCGAGCGCCGGCGTCTACTCAGAGTTCAAGAACTTGTGCGTCTGGGTAAAATCCAATTGCGGGATGGGCTCGCTCTACCGATCGCAGCATGAGCTGGTCGGCGTGTTCAAATTTGGAGAAGCAAAGCACGTAAACAACGTTGAGCTCGGCCGGCATGGACGATGCCGCACAAACGTCTGGAACTACGCGGGGATGAACGGATTCCAGAAAGATCGCGACGCGAAGCTTGCAATGCACCCCACCGTCAAACCAACCGAGTTGGTCCGCGACGCAATTTACGATTGTTCCAGTCGCAATGGCATAGTCTTAGATCAATTCGGTGGCTCCGGCACAACGCTGCTGGCAGCCGAGCAGGCAGGTCGACGCGCTCGGCTGATCGAGCTGGAACCACGGTATGTGGATGTTACCTTGCGGCGATACTTCAAGGCGACTGGCGATCCACCCACGAATGTCTGGACAGGGCAGAGTGTCGAAACTGCAGCCAACAAGAGCTATTCCGGAAGCGGGCAGTGA
- a CDS encoding molybdopterin-dependent oxidoreductase, translated as MIERRRFIATGAAGLMVGGCDRLNNSSNFRGVLRSAEKLTMASQRLISSRDALAREYGEADMSPIFRSNGTRVPGGDAYARHAAEQFANWRLVVDGLVTRPLSVPIQTLRRLPVRTQITRHDCVEGWSAIGKWHGVQLSRILEYAGLSTRAKYIVFHCADRFGDKPYYESIDLVDAFHPQTILAWGMNGHLLPIPNGAPLRLRVERQLGYKHAKYVERVQAVESLSDIYGGKGGYWEDNVDYEWYAGI; from the coding sequence ATGATCGAGCGGCGGAGGTTCATCGCAACCGGCGCGGCGGGCCTGATGGTGGGTGGTTGTGACAGACTGAATAACAGTTCCAATTTCCGCGGCGTTTTGCGCTCCGCGGAGAAGCTCACGATGGCAAGCCAGCGGCTGATCTCGTCGCGCGATGCATTGGCGCGCGAGTATGGTGAAGCAGACATGTCGCCGATCTTCCGGTCCAATGGGACCCGCGTGCCTGGCGGAGATGCTTATGCCCGTCATGCCGCTGAGCAGTTCGCCAATTGGCGGCTGGTGGTCGATGGCCTGGTAACGCGGCCACTGTCGGTTCCGATTCAGACGCTTCGCCGCCTCCCCGTTCGTACCCAGATTACCCGTCATGACTGCGTCGAGGGCTGGAGTGCCATCGGCAAGTGGCACGGCGTGCAGCTATCGCGCATCTTGGAGTACGCGGGACTAAGTACTCGAGCGAAGTACATTGTATTCCACTGCGCGGATCGGTTTGGCGACAAGCCCTACTACGAGAGCATCGATCTCGTGGACGCGTTCCACCCGCAGACGATTCTTGCTTGGGGGATGAACGGGCACCTGCTGCCAATCCCGAACGGCGCGCCGCTTCGCCTGCGAGTTGAGCGCCAGCTAGGCTATAAACACGCCAAGTACGTAGAGCGCGTCCAGGCGGTTGAGAGTCTTTCAGACATCTACGGAGGCAAGGGCGGCTACTGGGAAGATAACGTCGACTACGAATGGTACGCGGGCATTTAG
- a CDS encoding cytochrome b/b6 domain-containing protein — MEESASDPTERPERETLSTERSRPLRRTVYRHALATRLWHWINALTVMVLLMSGMMIFNAHPHLYWGQFGANFDHPWLSFPGRPFPGWATIPSTYNLAAARRWHLAFAWLLSIGLILFLIASFLNRHAQRDLKPSADEIKPRHIWQDIQEHARLRFPTGEAALRYNILQKLSYVAVIFVLIPMMVLTGLAMSPAMDAAWPWLLDVFQGRQSARSIHFICAAALLAFIIVHLVMVLLAGPMNEITSMITGRFRVPPEETVS, encoded by the coding sequence ATGGAAGAATCTGCGTCCGACCCGACGGAACGGCCTGAACGGGAGACATTGTCGACCGAGCGTTCGCGGCCCCTTCGAAGGACGGTCTACCGTCATGCACTAGCAACCAGGCTGTGGCACTGGATAAACGCGCTTACGGTCATGGTGCTGCTAATGTCCGGAATGATGATCTTCAACGCGCATCCGCACCTGTACTGGGGGCAGTTTGGCGCGAATTTTGATCACCCATGGCTGTCATTCCCGGGACGTCCGTTTCCCGGTTGGGCGACTATTCCTTCAACCTACAATCTAGCAGCTGCACGGCGGTGGCATCTCGCCTTCGCCTGGTTACTGTCAATCGGCCTCATCCTGTTTTTGATAGCCAGTTTTCTGAATCGCCACGCGCAGCGTGATCTCAAGCCAAGCGCTGATGAGATTAAGCCGCGCCACATCTGGCAAGACATTCAGGAGCATGCGCGCCTGCGCTTCCCGACGGGCGAAGCGGCGCTTCGGTATAATATTCTGCAGAAGCTAAGCTATGTTGCGGTAATCTTCGTCCTAATTCCGATGATGGTGCTGACAGGGCTCGCCATGTCTCCCGCCATGGACGCGGCGTGGCCGTGGTTACTCGACGTTTTCCAAGGACGGCAGTCTGCGCGATCCATCCATTTCATCTGCGCGGCTGCGTTGCTGGCGTTTATCATAGTGCATCTCGTGATGGTGCTACTCGCTGGTCCAATGAATGAGATCACGTCGATGATAACAGGACGCTTTCGCGTTCCTCCTGAGGAAACAGTGTCATGA
- a CDS encoding PEPxxWA-CTERM sorting domain-containing protein: MFKDYLTVESIRGATGSLLMKRYLLAATAAAAVAFAATPASAAVCIGIAVNGGAISNVGCDGGTGSASYVSTSGPGGYLYNIGGTGAPALTMPQLLTQSINIQQANAANAIIDVYVTQSDLTSLNSSLLSAFTSNTLQGLSATISSYYSTTNALFGGTLLQSSVFNGTGVFSGANALNVTGPWSETVRYSLNFSGGPGSNFNGTANLRAVPEPATWALMLMGFGGIGFAMRRRRQPILAQVA, from the coding sequence TTGTTTAAGGATTATTTAACCGTTGAGTCGATTCGCGGGGCAACAGGGAGTTTACTCATGAAGCGTTATCTACTTGCAGCAACGGCCGCGGCCGCAGTTGCTTTCGCCGCGACGCCTGCCAGTGCAGCCGTCTGCATCGGCATTGCCGTAAATGGCGGTGCAATTTCCAATGTCGGTTGTGATGGCGGCACAGGTTCGGCCAGCTACGTATCGACCAGTGGTCCCGGTGGCTATCTGTACAACATTGGCGGCACCGGCGCTCCAGCGCTCACGATGCCCCAGTTGCTGACCCAGTCGATCAACATTCAGCAAGCTAATGCCGCAAACGCGATTATCGACGTTTACGTCACCCAGAGCGATCTCACTTCGCTCAATTCCAGCTTGCTGAGCGCGTTCACTTCGAACACGCTGCAGGGTTTGTCTGCTACGATTAGCTCATATTACAGCACCACGAACGCGCTTTTTGGCGGCACGTTGCTGCAAAGCTCAGTATTCAACGGTACTGGCGTTTTCAGTGGTGCAAACGCGCTGAACGTCACCGGTCCGTGGTCAGAGACGGTTCGTTACAGCCTTAACTTCAGCGGTGGTCCAGGCTCGAACTTCAACGGCACGGCCAATCTTCGCGCAGTTCCGGAACCGGCGACTTGGGCCCTGATGCTGATGGGCTTCGGCGGAATCGGTTTTGCGATGCGTCGTCGTCGTCAGCCGATCCTCGCGCAAGTCGCGTAA
- a CDS encoding HigA family addiction module antitoxin, whose product MQSQELPPNPGKVLSALLKDLRLAPVGLAAAMGISRARMHYLLKGKTPITPNTAIRLEIATGLTAEYWLQLQAARDLFEERLQNAAEFEQLCRVNPTVRLSHLPERQRV is encoded by the coding sequence ATGCAATCCCAAGAATTGCCACCTAATCCCGGAAAGGTTCTGTCGGCGCTGCTTAAGGATCTTCGCCTGGCGCCCGTCGGACTCGCGGCAGCCATGGGGATCTCCCGCGCGCGAATGCACTACCTCCTGAAAGGGAAAACGCCGATAACGCCAAACACCGCGATACGGCTGGAAATAGCGACGGGGCTCACGGCGGAGTACTGGCTACAGTTGCAAGCTGCGCGGGACCTATTTGAAGAAAGGCTGCAGAACGCAGCTGAGTTTGAGCAGCTCTGCCGGGTTAATCCAACAGTGCGGCTGTCACATTTACCTGAGCGCCAGCGCGTCTAG
- a CDS encoding ETC complex I subunit produces the protein MIARISELERKTTQSGKAYNGRWLLEFERREPLRPDPLTGWNGSGDTNPQVRMNFPTKEAAVAYCEKHGLNYHLIPSQPVRLKLQAYADNFR, from the coding sequence ATGATCGCGCGCATTTCCGAACTCGAACGCAAGACGACCCAGTCCGGCAAGGCCTACAACGGCCGCTGGCTCCTGGAGTTCGAGCGGCGCGAACCGTTGCGGCCTGATCCGCTCACGGGATGGAACGGCTCTGGCGACACCAACCCACAGGTCCGGATGAATTTCCCAACGAAGGAAGCAGCCGTCGCTTATTGCGAGAAGCACGGGCTGAATTACCACCTGATTCCCTCGCAGCCGGTGCGGCTGAAACTCCAGGCGTACGCCGACAACTTCCGCTGA